DNA from Candidatus Thermoplasmatota archaeon:
TATTGTTATAAAAGAGGCTGTGAAAAGAGCTGGGTTAGAACCAGCTGATGTAAACGAGGTAATTATGGGTAATGTTGTTTCTGCAGGTCTTAATCAAAATGTTGCAAGGCAAGCGGCTATAGCAGCGGGTATTCCTTATGAGGCTGGTGCTTTCCATGTGGATAAGGTTTGTGGTTCGTCTCTTAAAGCAGTGATACTTGCTGCCCAAGCGATTAGGTGTGATGATGCAGAAATTGTTATTGCTGGTGGAATGGAGAGTATGACAAACTGTCCGTATATTCTTGATAAAGCTCGTTTTGGTTATCGTCTTTTTGATGGTAGAGTAATAGATGCAATGGTTAATGATGGACTTTGGGATGTTTACAACAATTTTCATATGGGTATGACTGGTGAGATTATAGCAGAAAAATATAATGTGACTCGCGAGGATTGTGATAGGTTTGCATTGTGGAGTCATGAGAAAGCAGCAAAGGCTACGGAAGAAGGTAAATTCAAAGAGGAGATTGTGCCTGTAGAAATCAAACAGAAAAAAGGGGATTCTATTATTTTTGATAAAGATGAGGGTATTAGGAAGGATTCGACTCTTGAAAATCTTGCTAAGCTTAAACCTGTTTTTAAAGAAGGCGGGGTTGTCACAGCAGGTAACGCATCTCAGATTACAGATGGTGCGTCAGCTGTTGTGGTGATGAGTAGAGATAAAGCAAAAAAACTTGGTGTTAAACCACTTGCTACAATCAGAGGGTACAACACTGTTGGTGTTAAACCAGAGTATGTTATGGAGGCGCCTGTTCCTGGTGTTAGAAGTCTTTTGAAAAAGATGAATCTAACAATCGATGATATAGATCTTTTTGAGCATAACGAGGCTTTCTCATCTGCATCTGTTACTTTGATGAAAGAGGTAGGGATACCAAAGGAGAAGTTTAATGTTCATGGTGGTGCTGTTGCTCTTGGTCACCCGATTGGTAGTAGTGGTTCGAGAATACTTATAACTTTGATGTATGCTATGAAACAGTACAATAAAAATAGAGGTCTTGC
Protein-coding regions in this window:
- a CDS encoding acetyl-CoA C-acetyltransferase: MKEVVIVSGVRTAQGKFDGALKGFSAPQLGGIVIKEAVKRAGLEPADVNEVIMGNVVSAGLNQNVARQAAIAAGIPYEAGAFHVDKVCGSSLKAVILAAQAIRCDDAEIVIAGGMESMTNCPYILDKARFGYRLFDGRVIDAMVNDGLWDVYNNFHMGMTGEIIAEKYNVTREDCDRFALWSHEKAAKATEEGKFKEEIVPVEIKQKKGDSIIFDKDEGIRKDSTLENLAKLKPVFKEGGVVTAGNASQITDGASAVVVMSRDKAKKLGVKPLATIRGYNTVGVKPEYVMEAPVPGVRSLLKKMNLTIDDIDLFEHNEAFSSASVTLMKEVGIPKEKFNVHGGAVALGHPIGSSGSRILITLMYAMKQYNKNRGLATICLGGGHAVSMVIER